Below is a genomic region from Candidatus Cloacimonadota bacterium.
TGGCTGAGGCGGTGGATTTCGTCGATGAAAAGCACTTCGTGGCGCTGGAGGTTGGTAAGGATGCCGGCCAGGTCGCCCGGTTTTTCCATCACCGGGCCGCTGCTGACGGTGATCTCAACCCCCAGTTCACGCGCGATGATGCTGGCCAGAGTGGTTTTGCCCAGGCCGGGCGGGCCGTAGAAAAGCACGTGGTCCAGCGGTTCCTTGCGCAGCCTGGCAGCTTTGATGGAGATGTCCAGAAGCTGTTTGAGTTGGTTTTGGCCGATAAATTCGTTGAGGGTGCGCGGGCGCAACGCGCGGTCAAACTCTGTGTCCTCCGGTCGTTCCAGAGGCGTGTTTATCCTTTCCAGCATGGACTTTCCCTAGCGAAGCTTACCCAGCAGGCGCAGGAAATGCAGCCTCCAAACCATCCAGGCGGCCTCCCAAACGATGTTGCGGCTCATTTTGGATACTCCGTCCACGCGTTCTGTGAAGATGATCGGTATCTCCTGGATGCGGAAGCCCTTAACCCAGGCGCGGAAGTTCATTTCGATCTGGAAGGCATAGCCGTCGGAGAGGATACTGTCCAGGTCGATGGCTTCCAACACTCTGCGGTTGAAGCACTTGAAGCCGCCCGTGGGGTCCTTTACCGGCATCCTGGTGATGAGCCGCACGTATTTGGAGGCGAAATAGCTGATCAGCAGGCGCTTGAAAGGCCAGTTGATGATGTTCACGCCATGACAGTAGCGCGAGCCGATCACCAGGTCCTTTTTGGCGGCCGCTTCCAGCAGACGGGGCAGGTCGTCCGGGTTGTGGGAAAAATCGGCATCCATCTCCAAAACGTAGTCGTAGCCTTCTTTGAGGGCATACTTGAAGCCGGTGACATAGGCAGAGCCAAGCCCCATTTTGCGGG
It encodes:
- a CDS encoding polyprenol monophosphomannose synthase, producing the protein MKALLIIPTYNEIDNIAKIIPAALKQSPDLHILVMDDNSPDGTAAAVKGIMATEPRVHLIERPRKMGLGSAYVTGFKYALKEGYDYVLEMDADFSHNPDDLPRLLEAAAKKDLVIGSRYCHGVNIINWPFKRLLISYFASKYVRLITRMPVKDPTGGFKCFNRRVLEAIDLDSILSDGYAFQIEMNFRAWVKGFRIQEIPIIFTERVDGVSKMSRNIVWEAAWMVWRLHFLRLLGKLR